A single genomic interval of Cellvibrio sp. PSBB023 harbors:
- a CDS encoding SMI1/KNR4 family protein: MDEVLDLLREHNEPVPVPLELPDEDRLVEIEEELLLPIPREMRSFLLEASDVIYGSIEPVTAADPYSHTYLPEVTAVAWEQGVPRYLMPLCEVDGSYYCVEQDGEVVFWRDGELTDETWPSVWHWARDVWLES, encoded by the coding sequence ATCGATGAAGTTCTCGATTTACTGCGCGAGCACAATGAACCCGTCCCAGTACCTCTGGAATTGCCCGATGAAGACCGGTTGGTCGAGATTGAAGAAGAGCTGCTATTGCCAATCCCGCGTGAAATGCGCAGCTTTTTGTTGGAAGCCAGCGATGTGATTTACGGCTCGATTGAACCCGTCACCGCCGCCGATCCTTATTCCCACACCTATTTGCCAGAAGTCACGGCCGTTGCCTGGGAGCAGGGTGTGCCGCGTTATTTAATGCCCCTGTGCGAAGTGGATGGCAGCTATTACTGCGTGGAGCAAGATGGTGAAGTCGTATTTTGGCGCGATGGCGAGTTGACCGATGAAACCTGGCCTTCGGTATGGCATTGGGCGCGTGATGTTTGGCTTGAGTCGTGA
- a CDS encoding lytic transglycosylase domain-containing protein, whose product MGVLLLGFSSGGLLAETGTVQPLTPEVATSSLTPQAEAAPPEQTHQESSLADFEAHVRRVAERTAAEEKARKEQERLEQEAAAQANKSKQLTFFKYRKDGTVAYSDRQPRKTDYQVIVYNSCFACNPLSTVDWRVTRLYLSQFTYSITQAAARHGVDPSLVRAVIHAESNFNPLARSRKGAMGLMQLMPGTAKDMGVGDAYNAAQNIDGGVKYLAWLLKRFNGDITRATAAYNAGPGAVEKYGGVPPFDETKTYVFRVNILHQRYKTQLALASN is encoded by the coding sequence ATGGGTGTTCTGCTTCTGGGATTCTCCAGTGGCGGCCTATTGGCTGAAACTGGCACTGTGCAGCCCCTGACGCCAGAGGTAGCTACATCTTCACTCACACCGCAAGCGGAAGCCGCACCGCCTGAACAGACGCATCAGGAATCCAGCCTTGCCGATTTTGAAGCCCATGTGCGCCGCGTAGCCGAGCGCACCGCCGCTGAAGAAAAGGCACGTAAGGAGCAAGAACGTTTGGAGCAGGAAGCTGCTGCGCAGGCGAATAAATCCAAACAGCTCACTTTTTTTAAATACCGCAAGGATGGCACTGTCGCCTATTCCGATCGCCAGCCACGAAAAACGGATTATCAGGTCATTGTTTACAACTCCTGTTTCGCTTGTAACCCGCTGTCCACGGTGGATTGGCGAGTTACTCGTCTCTACCTGTCGCAATTCACTTACTCCATCACCCAGGCAGCTGCGCGCCACGGCGTAGATCCATCGCTGGTGCGCGCGGTGATTCACGCTGAGTCCAATTTCAACCCGCTTGCGCGCTCGCGCAAAGGCGCCATGGGACTGATGCAATTAATGCCCGGCACAGCCAAGGATATGGGTGTGGGTGACGCCTACAATGCCGCCCAAAATATCGACGGCGGCGTGAAGTATTTGGCGTGGCTGCTCAAGCGTTTTAATGGCGATATCACCCGCGCGACTGCCGCCTACAACGCGGGTCCCGGTGCTGTCGAAAAATACGGTGGTGTACCGCCTTTTGATGAAACCAAAACCTACGTTTTTCGCGTCAACATCCTGCATCAACGCTACAAAACCCAATTGGCATTGGCGAGCAACTGA
- the argF gene encoding ornithine carbamoyltransferase has product MVPSKAPRHFLTLNDINRAELQQIITRAIELKAMLRQGTAPEPFNNKVLAMIFEKNSTRTRVSFESGMAKLGGHAIFLSTKDSQLGRGEPIEDAARCIASMVDMVMIRTYAHSTVQRFAEYSRVPVINGLTDEYHPCQLLADIQTYVEQRGSLAGKTVAWVGDGNNMCNSYIQAAELCDFELRIATPKGFEPEDEFVTPYKDRVSLSNDPRAAVAGADLVVTDTWASMGQEDEKKQREKIFSGYQVNKDLMSLANSDALFMHCLPAYRGKEVSADILDAPDAVVWEEAENRMHAQNALMEFLFNQ; this is encoded by the coding sequence ATGGTTCCCTCAAAGGCACCGAGACATTTCCTGACTCTCAACGATATTAACCGCGCCGAACTGCAACAGATTATTACGCGCGCCATCGAACTCAAAGCCATGTTGCGCCAGGGCACAGCCCCTGAGCCATTTAACAACAAAGTGCTGGCGATGATTTTTGAGAAAAACTCCACCCGCACCCGCGTCTCTTTTGAATCCGGCATGGCCAAATTGGGCGGTCACGCCATTTTCCTGTCCACCAAGGATTCCCAATTAGGCCGCGGCGAACCGATTGAAGACGCCGCACGCTGCATTGCCAGCATGGTGGATATGGTCATGATCCGCACCTATGCTCACAGCACCGTACAACGTTTTGCCGAATACTCTCGCGTACCGGTTATCAATGGCCTGACCGATGAATACCATCCCTGCCAATTGCTGGCAGACATTCAAACCTACGTTGAACAGCGCGGCTCACTCGCCGGTAAAACGGTAGCCTGGGTTGGCGATGGCAACAACATGTGCAACAGCTACATTCAAGCCGCTGAGTTGTGCGACTTTGAGCTGCGCATAGCCACTCCCAAAGGCTTTGAGCCGGAAGATGAATTTGTCACTCCCTATAAAGACCGCGTCAGCCTGAGCAATGACCCGCGTGCAGCCGTTGCTGGTGCAGACCTCGTTGTTACCGATACCTGGGCATCCATGGGCCAGGAAGATGAAAAGAAACAGCGCGAAAAAATCTTCAGCGGTTATCAAGTCAATAAAGACCTGATGAGTCTCGCCAATAGCGACGCCTTATTTATGCATTGCTTGCCCGCCTATCGCGGCAAAGAAGTCAGCGCCGACATTCTTGATGCACCCGACGCCGTAGTCTGGGAAGAAGCAGAAAATCGCATGCACGCACAAAATGCGTTAATGGAGTTTTTGTTTAACCAATAA
- a CDS encoding aspartate aminotransferase family protein, protein MSSLMNTYGARTLTLTKGAGSRVWDDQGNSYIDAIAGIAVCGLGHSHPALTKAISEQAATLLHVSNLYNIPQQQRLGDLLIQVSGMDKVFFSNSGAEANEAAIKIARKYGNEKGVKNPAVIVMANSFHGRTLATLSATGNVKVQIGFEPLVEGFIRVPYDDVAAVKAAIAEHKNIVAILVEPVQGEGGVRVPAADYLNHLRNLCDEHDMLLMTDEIQTGNGRTGTFFAYQHNGILPDVVTTAKGLGNGMPIGACLARGKAAEVFQPGNHGTTFGGNPLACSAGIAVIETLQADKLIDRVTVLGNRILNGFKEALSHNTKVVDIRGKGLMIGIELNAPCAELVQKGRDLGILINVTAMNTIRLLPTFILSDAEADELVSKVVQLVTEF, encoded by the coding sequence ATGTCCAGTTTGATGAACACTTACGGCGCAAGAACCCTGACCCTGACCAAGGGCGCAGGCAGCCGCGTGTGGGATGATCAGGGCAACTCCTATATCGATGCGATTGCCGGTATTGCCGTGTGCGGTTTGGGTCACTCACATCCCGCCCTGACCAAAGCTATTTCGGAACAGGCAGCGACCTTGCTGCACGTATCCAACCTGTACAACATTCCCCAGCAACAGCGCTTGGGCGATTTGCTGATTCAAGTCTCAGGTATGGACAAGGTGTTTTTCTCCAACTCCGGCGCCGAAGCCAATGAAGCCGCGATCAAAATTGCGCGGAAATACGGCAACGAAAAAGGTGTGAAAAATCCCGCTGTGATTGTCATGGCCAACAGTTTCCACGGCAGAACCCTCGCCACCCTGAGCGCCACTGGTAACGTCAAAGTACAAATTGGTTTTGAACCGCTGGTAGAAGGTTTTATCCGCGTGCCTTACGACGATGTAGCCGCCGTAAAAGCAGCCATCGCCGAACACAAAAATATAGTCGCTATTCTGGTTGAACCCGTACAGGGTGAAGGCGGAGTGCGGGTTCCAGCAGCGGATTACCTGAACCATCTACGCAACCTGTGCGATGAACACGATATGCTGCTGATGACCGATGAAATCCAAACCGGCAATGGCCGTACCGGCACTTTCTTCGCCTACCAACACAACGGCATACTGCCCGACGTAGTCACCACAGCCAAAGGCCTTGGCAATGGCATGCCGATTGGCGCCTGTCTGGCGCGTGGCAAAGCCGCTGAAGTATTTCAGCCCGGCAACCATGGCACCACCTTTGGCGGCAACCCCTTGGCGTGCAGTGCGGGTATTGCGGTTATTGAAACCCTGCAAGCAGACAAGCTGATTGACCGCGTCACGGTATTGGGCAACAGAATACTGAATGGCTTCAAAGAAGCATTGAGCCATAACACCAAAGTAGTGGATATTCGCGGCAAAGGCTTAATGATTGGTATTGAGCTCAATGCCCCTTGCGCCGAACTGGTTCAAAAAGGTCGCGACTTGGGAATACTGATCAACGTAACTGCAATGAACACCATTCGTCTGCTACCGACCTTCATCCTTAGCGATGCGGAAGCCGACGAGCTGGTCAGCAAAGTGGTACAACTAGTGACAGAGTTTTAA
- a CDS encoding response regulator — protein MTQEFRNQLEALRQRFITSLPERARHLDNIWGYLRHMNWSLQGFAALQQFVQKQGEAGASYGLPELRAAATQLEDFLAELHELERSFGGQEYARLEEHVKHLSQVMMATAQGIAAKDSLPAPIEKHAYPDADGKLLFLIDPDRTLAALCSAYLRRVGFSVEYFETPQQCMQRLYQESPDAILLDPDFERAGLQALGSLHQIKELVPPNTPIVLMSGRTDVNAKLRALRAGSSDYLIKPLDMNRLIDRLLQIITQHNRTYKVMIVDDDPDMAALESEILRYAGMDVISVHQPLQSLQQAAQFNPDLVILDIHMPDINGMELAVLLRQDPQFLLLPIVFVTADTDTRLHNTIKALGVNAILTKPFEATELIRICEQALTQTSALKSRVARVTQHTQLPQKINRSYFFSALEDEINSSAQGEYTSALYYISIDKLTELSQQLGMVELITLHDQFCQRLDESIGSDEQWIDLSNMVTCILAGKRSAEFHRQRCEQLRRHLNTQPYTAHNQPIALAVNTGIVLLTPLLGSANQALLCAEQAFEGNLAPQEQQNLPDSKLESAIPVLTKIEPDFSHIVFSRDLSLAFQPIISLEDSRIEHFSVLLRLQGEGGEAIAAKQFLSRINKPVQRIELDRWVLQQAVSAIANNSATREQATLFIHLAEDTLQQSTFFSFTANVLRSSRLRGAERLVFMLEENWVLNHLHQTREIARALHDIQCGICLTRAGENPAIVDVMDKLALDYLRLSPSLTNTGNNAALLESLISAATQRGAKVIATQIENSRNLSSLWLQGVRLFEGFFIQPPDEGFHLQNDIIFAKEFVQGNGFSSQ, from the coding sequence ATGACGCAAGAATTTCGTAACCAGCTTGAAGCCCTGCGCCAGCGTTTTATTACCAGCCTGCCCGAACGTGCGCGGCATCTAGATAATATCTGGGGCTATCTGCGCCATATGAATTGGAGCCTGCAAGGCTTTGCGGCGCTGCAGCAATTCGTCCAGAAACAAGGTGAAGCTGGCGCCAGTTACGGCTTGCCGGAATTGCGCGCGGCAGCGACCCAGTTGGAGGACTTCCTCGCCGAATTGCATGAGCTGGAACGCAGTTTTGGCGGGCAGGAATACGCCCGCCTGGAGGAGCATGTCAAACACCTGAGTCAGGTGATGATGGCGACCGCCCAAGGCATCGCGGCAAAAGATAGCCTCCCCGCCCCCATCGAAAAACACGCCTACCCCGATGCAGACGGCAAGCTACTATTTTTAATCGACCCGGATCGCACACTCGCCGCGCTGTGCAGCGCCTATTTGCGCCGTGTTGGTTTTAGCGTTGAGTATTTTGAGACACCGCAACAATGTATGCAGCGGCTGTATCAGGAATCGCCCGATGCTATTTTGCTAGACCCGGATTTTGAGCGCGCCGGCTTACAAGCGCTGGGCAGCCTGCATCAAATTAAAGAGCTGGTTCCCCCCAATACACCCATTGTGCTCATGTCCGGGCGCACCGATGTAAATGCCAAATTGCGCGCCCTGCGTGCGGGCAGCAGCGACTATTTAATCAAACCGCTGGACATGAACCGGCTGATTGACCGGTTATTGCAAATCATCACCCAACACAATCGCACCTATAAAGTGATGATTGTGGATGACGACCCCGACATGGCCGCGCTGGAGAGCGAAATATTGCGCTACGCCGGTATGGATGTGATTAGCGTCCATCAACCACTGCAAAGCTTGCAGCAGGCCGCACAATTCAATCCGGATTTAGTGATTCTGGATATACACATGCCCGATATAAACGGTATGGAGCTGGCTGTCCTGTTGCGACAAGACCCTCAATTTTTACTCCTGCCCATTGTGTTTGTCACTGCCGATACCGACACCCGGTTGCACAACACGATTAAAGCCCTGGGCGTTAATGCAATCCTGACCAAACCCTTTGAAGCGACTGAACTTATTCGTATTTGCGAGCAGGCCTTAACCCAAACTTCCGCACTCAAAAGTCGTGTCGCCCGGGTCACTCAACATACCCAACTGCCGCAGAAAATTAATCGCAGCTATTTCTTTTCTGCGCTGGAAGATGAAATCAACAGCAGCGCACAAGGTGAATATACCAGCGCCCTCTATTACATCAGTATCGACAAACTGACCGAACTGAGCCAGCAATTGGGAATGGTTGAACTCATTACACTGCATGATCAATTTTGCCAGCGGTTGGATGAGTCCATCGGCAGCGACGAACAATGGATTGACCTGTCCAACATGGTGACCTGCATCCTGGCGGGCAAACGCAGTGCAGAATTTCACCGGCAACGCTGCGAACAGTTGCGCCGCCATTTGAATACACAGCCCTACACTGCTCACAATCAGCCCATTGCACTGGCCGTTAACACCGGTATTGTTTTGTTAACGCCCCTATTGGGCAGCGCCAATCAAGCCTTACTCTGTGCAGAACAAGCCTTTGAAGGAAACCTCGCGCCACAAGAGCAACAAAACCTACCCGACAGCAAACTGGAATCAGCAATTCCGGTGCTCACTAAAATCGAACCGGATTTTTCCCATATAGTATTTAGCCGCGATTTGTCACTCGCCTTCCAACCCATCATTAGCCTGGAAGATTCCCGCATCGAACACTTCTCGGTATTGCTGCGCCTGCAAGGTGAAGGCGGCGAAGCGATTGCCGCCAAACAATTCCTTAGCCGTATCAACAAACCGGTACAGCGCATCGAACTGGATCGCTGGGTATTGCAGCAAGCGGTCAGCGCTATTGCCAACAACAGTGCCACACGGGAACAGGCGACCCTCTTTATCCATCTGGCCGAAGACACCTTGCAGCAGAGCACCTTTTTCTCCTTCACCGCTAACGTATTGCGCTCATCGCGCCTGCGCGGTGCCGAGCGACTGGTATTTATGCTGGAGGAAAACTGGGTGCTCAACCACCTGCATCAAACCCGCGAAATTGCCCGCGCACTGCACGATATCCAGTGCGGCATTTGCCTGACACGCGCCGGCGAAAACCCCGCTATTGTTGATGTCATGGATAAGCTGGCACTGGACTATCTGCGACTATCACCCAGCCTCACCAACACCGGCAATAATGCTGCCTTGCTGGAAAGCCTGATCAGCGCCGCAACCCAGCGCGGCGCCAAGGTCATTGCCACCCAGATTGAAAACTCGCGCAACCTGTCCAGCCTGTGGCTGCAAGGTGTGCGTTTGTTTGAAGGCTTTTTTATCCAACCGCCCGATGAAGGGTTTCACTTACAAAACGATATTATCTTTGCCAAGGAGTTTGTGCAGGGCAATGGCTTCAGCAGCCAATAA
- a CDS encoding TonB-dependent receptor domain-containing protein yields the protein MSSALVLSAQAQEVLETLVVSGERLAPALSSHVMLNRAADFPPGARLDPAELLQTLPGVQVDSRSNYAQDTRISLRGFGARSAFGVRGIDLQVDGIPMSTPDGQGQLASVMLDNIDSVQVLRGPIAALYGNGAGGVIALQTTAPQTKSVSVGVMGGDPGLQRQTLQGDWRQGAVAARVQLVNMTVDGERPHASAERQQGAAQFYYTTRHQLEVSVKHERSDDPLLQDPLSLRPDEWRANPRQTNQAAEDFNTRKSVAHEQTSISVRDNHGATRWQTALWQGERAITQYLGFSGDSFVNGVRIPGNGGVVDLMRDFAGASATLTREFNVLAMPADISVGIELAQTEDRRRGFVNNGGTAGDMRRNELGKVESRDSYALLQLAPTTGLSLYTGVRQSQLDMTVDDYFVVAGNPDDSGARGYRENAYAFGANYQLSDQWELFASRGRGYETPTLTEMAYRREGDGLNIALAAALNRQQEWGIYYRPMVDAEWVLTQFTIDSENELVVDQSIGGRTSYRNAVATARDGVEVLGRYSLGDQWRLHASAQFIEAVYSTGGLDGKQLPGVAREQYQLGLQWRPFASDALMLGASVQQRARVFTADDNTIYAPAYRTLNLSAQGDYLFNQLNLGWWLNVANLSDENYVGSVIVNQANGRAFEPALGRNLVAGIRLQQIF from the coding sequence ATGTCATCTGCCCTGGTGTTATCGGCGCAAGCGCAAGAGGTATTAGAGACGCTGGTCGTGAGCGGCGAGCGTTTAGCACCGGCGTTGTCATCCCATGTGATGCTAAATCGCGCGGCAGATTTCCCGCCCGGTGCCCGGCTTGATCCCGCTGAATTATTGCAAACCCTGCCCGGGGTACAGGTGGATTCGCGCAGCAACTACGCCCAGGATACCCGCATCAGTCTGCGCGGTTTTGGCGCCCGTTCCGCATTTGGCGTGCGCGGTATTGATCTGCAAGTGGATGGCATTCCCATGTCCACGCCTGATGGTCAAGGGCAACTGGCCAGTGTCATGCTGGACAACATCGACAGCGTGCAAGTGCTGCGTGGGCCCATTGCCGCGCTTTATGGCAATGGCGCTGGTGGCGTGATTGCGCTGCAAACAACGGCGCCCCAGACGAAAAGTGTGAGTGTGGGGGTGATGGGAGGCGACCCCGGTTTGCAGCGCCAGACCTTGCAAGGCGATTGGCGCCAGGGCGCTGTGGCGGCGCGAGTGCAATTGGTCAATATGACGGTGGATGGCGAGCGGCCTCACGCCAGCGCCGAACGTCAGCAGGGCGCTGCCCAGTTTTACTACACCACCCGCCATCAGTTGGAAGTGAGCGTCAAACATGAGCGCAGTGATGACCCGCTGTTGCAGGACCCATTATCCCTGCGGCCAGACGAGTGGCGCGCTAACCCGCGCCAAACCAATCAGGCCGCCGAGGACTTCAATACCCGCAAATCCGTTGCGCATGAGCAGACCTCTATCAGTGTGCGCGACAATCACGGCGCAACCCGCTGGCAAACCGCGTTGTGGCAGGGTGAGCGCGCCATCACCCAATACCTCGGTTTTAGTGGTGATTCTTTTGTTAATGGCGTTCGCATCCCCGGCAACGGTGGCGTAGTTGACTTGATGCGTGACTTCGCTGGAGCCAGTGCAACACTCACCCGTGAATTCAATGTACTGGCTATGCCGGCGGATATCAGTGTCGGGATTGAGTTGGCGCAAACCGAAGACCGTCGCCGAGGTTTTGTAAACAACGGCGGCACGGCGGGCGATATGCGCCGTAATGAGCTGGGCAAAGTAGAAAGCCGCGATAGCTACGCCTTGCTGCAACTGGCACCTACCACTGGTTTGTCGCTCTATACCGGTGTGCGCCAAAGCCAATTGGATATGACAGTGGACGATTATTTTGTGGTTGCAGGCAACCCCGATGACAGCGGTGCGCGTGGCTATCGCGAAAACGCCTATGCGTTTGGTGCAAATTATCAGCTCAGCGATCAGTGGGAGTTATTTGCCAGCCGCGGGCGCGGTTACGAAACCCCAACGCTTACCGAAATGGCTTATCGCCGTGAGGGCGATGGATTAAATATCGCCTTGGCAGCAGCACTGAATCGCCAACAGGAGTGGGGCATTTATTATCGCCCAATGGTGGATGCTGAATGGGTGCTCACGCAATTTACAATCGACAGTGAAAACGAGTTGGTTGTTGATCAATCCATTGGTGGCCGCACCAGCTACCGCAATGCGGTGGCAACAGCGCGCGATGGCGTGGAAGTATTGGGTCGCTACTCTCTGGGCGATCAATGGCGCCTGCACGCCAGCGCACAATTTATCGAGGCGGTCTATTCCACCGGCGGGTTGGACGGTAAACAATTGCCCGGCGTAGCGCGCGAGCAATATCAACTCGGGCTACAATGGCGTCCCTTCGCCAGCGATGCCCTGATGCTGGGTGCCAGTGTCCAGCAACGGGCACGGGTATTTACGGCAGACGACAATACGATTTACGCACCGGCCTATCGCACTCTGAACCTGAGCGCCCAAGGTGATTATCTATTCAATCAACTAAACCTTGGCTGGTGGCTCAACGTCGCCAACCTCAGCGATGAAAATTATGTTGGTTCTGTGATAGTAAATCAGGCCAATGGCCGCGCATTTGAACCGGCGTTGGGGCGTAATTTGGTGGCTGGCATCCGGTTGCAGCAGATTTTTTAA
- a CDS encoding DUF6445 family protein produces the protein MHAEPVIDDPQLYLHEQFRYRVDYVGDEHQPVLIVENFLANAEQLIDYCAHHCAFNTADLAYPGVRMAAPKSYLRAMLRDLGEIIYSTFGITSTMIHGLRSDYSMVVTPPTQLRPQQRMPHVDSTGLHNLACVHYLCNETMGGTSLYRHRQTGYQTISDARKAQYLAQLSEQLQQYELPMAYINGSTELFEQLTSYEACFNRVVMYRSNHLHSGNIASTFNFDPNPRTGRLTLNTFVHCQE, from the coding sequence ATGCACGCAGAACCTGTGATAGATGACCCCCAACTGTATCTACACGAACAGTTTCGCTATCGCGTCGACTATGTTGGCGATGAGCATCAACCGGTGTTGATCGTGGAGAATTTTTTAGCCAACGCTGAGCAGCTTATTGATTATTGTGCGCACCATTGTGCATTTAATACCGCGGATCTAGCCTACCCGGGTGTGCGTATGGCCGCGCCTAAATCCTACCTGCGCGCCATGCTGCGTGATTTGGGTGAGATTATTTATTCAACCTTCGGCATCACATCCACCATGATCCATGGTTTGCGTAGTGATTATTCCATGGTCGTCACCCCGCCAACACAATTGCGCCCGCAGCAGCGTATGCCTCATGTAGATTCTACCGGCTTACACAACCTCGCCTGTGTGCATTATTTGTGCAATGAAACCATGGGAGGTACATCGTTGTATCGTCATCGTCAAACCGGCTACCAAACTATTAGCGATGCACGCAAAGCGCAGTATTTGGCGCAACTGAGCGAGCAATTGCAACAGTATGAATTACCTATGGCTTACATTAATGGTTCAACCGAACTGTTTGAACAGTTGACCAGTTACGAGGCCTGCTTTAATCGTGTGGTGATGTATCGCAGTAATCATTTGCATTCCGGCAACATCGCCTCGACATTTAATTTTGATCCCAATCCTCGTACTGGCAGGCTTACGCTCAATACCTTTGTGCATTGTCAGGAGTAA